A region of the Desulfobacter postgatei 2ac9 genome:
TTATTTTCGTTTTTTGTTACCATGGAATGAACTGATACAGTTTTGCGAACATTTCATAAACGGTGATCCAGTTCTGCAGATCCCGGGTACTGTTCATATGTGCCCGTTTATTGACCATGACCCAGCTCATATGGGCTGCGCCGTCCTTGCAGGTTCTGCAGTCCCGGGTTTCAGAGGTGCAGCAGCGGTGCATGGTTTTTAGATCCGAGGCCCAGCGGATAAAGTTGGTCAGCCGTCTGGGATTGTTTTTCCGGTCGTCCAGGGGCTGCGTCACCGAGGGGCACTCCGCCCACCCGAAGGACCTGCCCAACATGGTGCCTGTGGTGATGATCTTGTGATAGTATTTTGCGGAGACCACCGTGTCCGGATAGCGGTCCAGTAGGTCGTCCATTTCCCGGCACACGTCTGCAAGCTCTTGATTGGTCCAGTTGAATCCGTCCACACCTTCGTCATTGGAAAGAAGCTGCATATGAACTTTGACGCCTACATTGCGAATTTTCTGGACAATGGGCTCAATATTTCCCACCAGTTTGGGGGTAATGGTCAGAAGATAGTAAACATGGGGATCGCCTTCATAGTGGCGGCTGGATATGGCAAAGGTATCCTTTCCCCTTAATGTCTTTTCGTCATCACTGCTGCCCCACAGCGAAATGCCCACCATCATATTCGGAAAACGCTCCCTGGGCACTTTGATCAGCCCGTTTGTGGCAACAAAGGTGGGCATGCGTTTATAAAACGCCTCGACCCGGTCCATGCAGAGGGTGGGTTCTCCGCCGATGAGAATCGCAAGATTTACGCCCCGCTCTTTTTCCCGATCAATAAAGGCTTTCCATTCTGAAATATCCATCTGCTCTTCGGCCGCCTCGTGTTCCCCGGAGGAAAAAAAGAAACAGCCCTTGCAGCGAAGGTTACAGCGATTGGTTACATCATAGATGGAGCTTCTTATGTTGAGCTTGGAGATGGCTTTATATCGTGCATACCATTCTTGATCCAGAAGAGAACTCACTGTTTTCATAGACAGTTTCCTTGCCTTGCCTGTATTGGTTTTTTTTAAAGGTAAGTAATATAATAAAATGATACGCCATAAACAAGACTAAAATAGTGTCCGGAGAGCGCTTTCATCCGGGCATCACCTCAACAGCGGTAAGATATCTGCCAAGGCCCAGAAGGAGAATGCCGCGGTGTTGAAGATCCATGGATTGTCCCTGGACATTCGGGTTCGGCAGCCTGTTGTTTTCCACCGCGTCCACGGCAAGCACGGCTGCAACAGCCGGGGCCGTAGCAAACTGCCCGGTAAGGCTACGGTAATCCAGAATTGGCAAGGACGATGAAAACGCATTGGTCAAGGCTTCGGCCAGGTCCTTTCGCCGGGCCGCACAGGTCCGGGGGATGCCTGCCATGACGGCACCATACCTGTCATTAAAATCCGGCAGTTCCCGGATAAGGCCTGTCAGGGAATCCTTGGGCCCAAGACGGTCGTCATATTTCATGAAAAGCCGGGGGGTCAGGGTGGTTTTGCCGGGAACCGCTCCGGGGGCCAGCACCAGGGCGCCGCCGCCGTCTGCCGCCCTCTCCCCGGGGATCACAGACATGTCAAATTTGAAAGACAGGTCCGGATGGTGTTCATCGCCGCCCATGACCATCATCGGGGCATGGTCTTTTTGACCCAGAATCCCGGCTGTCCAAAGGGCCTGTTCAAAGGAGGTATCCCCGCCCGTGGTGGTGATGTTGGCCCCTTTTGCACCAAGTTCCATGGCCACATGGCCCAGGGCTGCGTTATGGACCGACCCCACAAAATCAATGGGGCTGGAGGACTTTTCATTGCCTGCAAAAAGCCGTGAAAGAAAGTCCCAGGTTTCCGACAGCGATCCCCAGCCGGTTCCGCCGATAATGGATGCCGGGGATATGCCGGGGGGCGCATCTTTTCCGGCCAGGACCGCCAGGGCCAGCATCAGGCGGGAGAATCGTTTCATCCGCCGCACTTTTTTCAAAGAGAGCAGGTCTGTCAGGGTTGAGTCCGTGATCATTCCTGCCAAAGAGTGTCCCTTGTAAAATGCCTCCAGGCTGTCAGCCGTGGTGCCCGCACCGGTTACACAGGCAGAACCCAGAACCGACATGGGACCCATTGTCGGTTTTTGAACCCTTGTTGCATCCCGGGAGCAGGTTCCGGCTCTCCGGTTTTCTGCTTTTGAGATCACAATGGCTGCATTATTCCCGCCAAATCCAAATGTGTTTGACAATACCCTGTGAACGGGCTGTTGGATGGGGTTGGGTACCGGAATGAAATTCAGTTCAGGATCCGGCGCACTGAATCCGGTATTGCCGGGGATGAAACCTTTGGATACGGCCATAGCACAGATGACCGCTTCGATGGCTCCGGCTGCGGCCATGGGGTGGCCTGTGGCGCCTTTGACCGATGATGCCGCAGGTCTGTTTTTGTTAAAAAGCCGGTTCACGGCCAGGGCTTCCGCCCTGTCATTGGCCTCGGTACCTGTGCCGTGAAGGCTGATATAATCTATCTGCTCGGGGGTGATGCCGGCGTCATCCATGGCTTTTACCATGGCATCAAACGCGCCGTTACCCTCGGGGTGCGGGGATGAGGCGTGGTATGCATCACAGGACAGGCCGCCCCCGGACAGTTCCGCCACCGGATTTTCAGGCCTTTGGGATACAAGGAGCAGCAGGCCTGCACCTTCGGCAACGCTCATGCCGGAACGATTTTTGTCAAAGGGGCGGGCCCCGGCGGGATCAACCACCTGCAGGGACTGAAACCCAAAACAGGTCATCCGGCACAGGGCGTCCGCTCCCCCGGCCAGGACGGTTTTGGCCCGGCCCGAACGGATCATCTCCAAGGCGATTGCCAGGGCCGTATTTCCCGAAGAACAGGCTGTGGACACGGTGATGGCAGGGCCGGTACAGCCCATCAGGTCGGCGATATCTTCGGCAACCGTGCCCAGTCCGTGGTGCCGGAAGCGTTCGGGATCGGTCTCTTTTTCCTTGAGCAGGGATTCACAGGTCAGCATCCCCCCGGTGGTGCCCCCTAAAACAACGGCATCCGGGACCCGGCTGCATTGCGCCATGATCTGTTCGGCAGCTATCCGGGCAAGTTCGTGGGTTCTGGGAAGCGTGTGTTTGATTGTTCCCGGAACCACGCCCACCTTGGGCAAATCCGGGCGGTTGAGTTGGAAAAAATCCACGCGGGCCAGTCCCGATTCACCCTGTTTAAGGGCCTGGCAGGTACTCTCAGT
Encoded here:
- a CDS encoding beta-ketoacyl-[acyl-carrier-protein] synthase family protein translates to MTCGAYIAAMGIISALGTGTESTCQALKQGESGLARVDFFQLNRPDLPKVGVVPGTIKHTLPRTHELARIAAEQIMAQCSRVPDAVVLGGTTGGMLTCESLLKEKETDPERFRHHGLGTVAEDIADLMGCTGPAITVSTACSSGNTALAIALEMIRSGRAKTVLAGGADALCRMTCFGFQSLQVVDPAGARPFDKNRSGMSVAEGAGLLLLVSQRPENPVAELSGGGLSCDAYHASSPHPEGNGAFDAMVKAMDDAGITPEQIDYISLHGTGTEANDRAEALAVNRLFNKNRPAASSVKGATGHPMAAAGAIEAVICAMAVSKGFIPGNTGFSAPDPELNFIPVPNPIQQPVHRVLSNTFGFGGNNAAIVISKAENRRAGTCSRDATRVQKPTMGPMSVLGSACVTGAGTTADSLEAFYKGHSLAGMITDSTLTDLLSLKKVRRMKRFSRLMLALAVLAGKDAPPGISPASIIGGTGWGSLSETWDFLSRLFAGNEKSSSPIDFVGSVHNAALGHVAMELGAKGANITTTGGDTSFEQALWTAGILGQKDHAPMMVMGGDEHHPDLSFKFDMSVIPGERAADGGGALVLAPGAVPGKTTLTPRLFMKYDDRLGPKDSLTGLIRELPDFNDRYGAVMAGIPRTCAARRKDLAEALTNAFSSSLPILDYRSLTGQFATAPAVAAVLAVDAVENNRLPNPNVQGQSMDLQHRGILLLGLGRYLTAVEVMPG
- a CDS encoding radical SAM protein — translated: MKTVSSLLDQEWYARYKAISKLNIRSSIYDVTNRCNLRCKGCFFFSSGEHEAAEEQMDISEWKAFIDREKERGVNLAILIGGEPTLCMDRVEAFYKRMPTFVATNGLIKVPRERFPNMMVGISLWGSSDDEKTLRGKDTFAISSRHYEGDPHVYYLLTITPKLVGNIEPIVQKIRNVGVKVHMQLLSNDEGVDGFNWTNQELADVCREMDDLLDRYPDTVVSAKYYHKIITTGTMLGRSFGWAECPSVTQPLDDRKNNPRRLTNFIRWASDLKTMHRCCTSETRDCRTCKDGAAHMSWVMVNKRAHMNSTRDLQNWITVYEMFAKLYQFIPW